The following is a genomic window from Theobroma cacao cultivar B97-61/B2 chromosome 10, Criollo_cocoa_genome_V2, whole genome shotgun sequence.
AACTTTCAACCTCTTGAATCTCCAAAAGTTCTTTCCCCAATGTCTCGTaaaaatatcctatttatactaataaacttaacctaaAATCTCCTTAGTTAACCTACTAATTCTAATTGGACATAAAAGTGTAATGAAAggcctaaaaatcaaatatcatcTTTAAACATTTCCAGTCTTGTAGTAGTACCCCTTAACATTTTTTGATGCAAGTTTCTCTATCTTTGAGGCAGAACTAGGCAAAGTAATCTCCATGAAAGTTGTAActctatctcttagctttccaatagCACAAGAATCGCATAATTCGGAGTTTTGTAGGTAGAGTTATGGGCAGCAAAATACAGAAGCATATGCAAGTAGAATTCTAGGTCTTTCAAACaccttattttttaaatttaagcttaattttcttaaatagtacaaaagcataaaaactaataaataatgatcaatttaaaataaataaacataaaattaaaataactcactaaaattaaactaattatagaaacaactaaaaataactaaattataattaaaaattaaaaatttaattaatatttaataataaaattagattaaaataatttgataaaataaaattatcaaaaggTAATGGAAGAGTGGAGGTCAAACATCATACAAAACCCATTCAGATCTCATACTCGAAAAAACCGAGGAGAAAGGAAAGCAATGACTTAAAATGCTTGGGTTAGTAGGTGAGAACAGAAAACTTGAGTGTCTTGATTTTAAAATGCTTCTCTACATCACCTTCCTTTGCAGTCAAATTAATCCTACAAAAAAGGCTCCACTATTCAATTAGAATAAGACTTTATGCACAAAGTCTGTGcaatagtatatatatatatatatagtcaaAACCATAACCtgaaaaaatattgaagaaaaatagaaagaaaagaagaaagatgaagaagaagaatcaaGAGAAACAGGGGCGTGACCCAGATCGTGATAACCCAAGAAACACTGCAAGGTAAGAACTGTTATCATTTTCGTCTCAACATTCACCACGATCCGATCCGATCAATTGGAAATTGGAAGTCTTTTCAGATCAGTTTTGCATTTGAACAGCGATTTGGATGAAACCCTTTACCAAATTATACCCTTGTTCCTTCAAGAAAAAGAGCAACTGAGAACTTGTCTATATACTTTCTTTGGAATTTTATCAGTTTATGTTATGATCAGACAAATTTTTTTGAACCCATTATGAGGGATTTTGATCGATGTTGTTTTTTTGACAGTAATTTGGATGCTAATGATTTCATCAGTCGTCTACCTAACAATATCCTTTACCAAATCATTTCCTTGCTGCCATTTCGATCCGCTGTTCGAACCACGTTTCTTTCTACTCAGTGGAAGGACCTTTGGAAAGAGATTGTGTTGGATTCGGTACATGATGTAACAATGGAACGTGTTGTAGTTCTTATATTTAGATTTCTTAATGATTTTGCTGAACAACATGGACCAAGAAATAAATGGGGGTTCCGCATTAACTTTGGCTAACGTAGAGCTCTCTTTGCTACCATTGCGACTTGGTCCTGATTTCTCTACCGGGAAAGAAGAATTGTTAAAAGTCATATGATTGGTCTTTACgcctttcaaaagaaaaaaaaatattataggTCTTTACCATTGAACATTCCATTGTCCAATACACCTAATGTTTCAAGTGGAGGCAGTTAAGCCTTCGTTTAATGGGAATTTCCTTTGCAAACTTGTGTCTCTTTGACCAAAGTCAATTTACTTGCATAGAATTAATCTAGGAAAAGGCTCCATGCTGTTTTAAAGTGACTTTATACTGTTCAAATTCTTCTCAGGAAAGATCATAGTCTTACccgaaatatatattttaataagcAGTCAATAATGATCTGCCAACAGGTTTTTCTATGGCAAACCTCTGAAAgttcaaaagaaacaaaacttgagGAAAGAAGAGCAGGCTGCCGCATCTAGAAGAATCATCTAGGAAAGAAAGAGCATGAATGATCCTGGTAATAAGCCAAGAAACAGTGGAAAGTAACCTGGTCAAACCAATTTGAGCTCTTGTATTAATCAATCTTGTATTTGAACAGATATTTGAAGGTGTTGATTT
Proteins encoded in this region:
- the LOC108663742 gene encoding putative F-box/LRR-repeat protein At3g28410; this translates as MKKKNQEKQGRDPDRDNPRNTASNLDANDFISRLPNNILYQIISLLPFRSAVRTTFLSTQWKDLWKEIVLDSVHDVTMERVVVLIFRFLNDFAEQHGPRNKWGFRINFG